TTTAGTTCTTAAATTTTTTGGCTCCAAAACTTCGACATCCTTCCCATAAGAAAGTATAAGCCCCTCCAGTTCATTGTTCGGTATTAAATGAAATTCAAAAGTGTTTTCCGCGTTTTTTGCCATTTGTTGTGTATGGTGTAATGGATTGGTGGCTACATACTTCGCCCTCATAGGTGAAAAACCTAAAACCACCCTTTCTACTTCGGCGCCCTGCGGGGTACTCATACCATAAATATTCTTGTATAGCTCAACCGGATCAAAGTCGTGATGCTGGTAATGTTCAATTTTCGCTTCTGCCTTTATTTTGCTTTTGATTCGCTCCAGGGCAAATTGCTGAAACTCATAACGCTGCTTTTTTCGCAATTCTTCAGGCAGGCCAAGGAGAAACCAGCGGTTGTTATATTCTTTGAGCAAATATGGATGCACTACTACATTTTTAGGTGAATCATATTTAAAGGGTTGGTAATCAAAACTGATAACGGTTCTACCCTTAGTAGCTTCAAGAATATCTACCATGAATTTAGCGCCTTCATAATTTGGACGCGTGTCAAACTGGATGATGGTTTCATCATGCTCCATTTCGTCCCGCATATCCAGCTTTTTGAAAACCTCATTCAATTCCTCATGGATGTCGAGTCCGGGCACCTGTTTCAGGATAGAAGCCGCCAGCTTTATTTTCTCCACCGATGAAGAGGTCACCTTCACGTCTTCAATATTATAGCCCTTTGGTTCATAGATGTAACCTCTGCCCCGGACATTTTTAATAGGCGCACCTTCGGCGCGCATATATTTTATCATGTCCTGGATGGTTTTCTTGCTGACACTATCGCTAATATGCTCCCTCACCCGTTCAATCAATTCATCAAGGGTGTAGTAGCGGCTTCTGAAAAGCTGATTCAGAATTTTTCTCCGCTCGGTATATTTTTTGGTTTGGGGCATTTTTCAAATAAATGCAAATAGTTTGCATTCGGTGTCGCGTTATTTGCATCGTAAATATAGAATCAACATTACAAAACAATGAAAACGCTATCACCATTCTTGACCATCTGCACTTTGCAAGCCCCACCACAGAGCAAAAAAACGCTTTGCAGGGCATGGCGGAGTTTTCAAAAATGGAAAACACCGACGACTTTATGATTCTGTGTGGTGCGGCTGGCACCGGGAAGACCTCTATCGTCAGCGCCTTTATCGGCTACCTGAACCAACAGGATATTGCGTACCAGATAGCCGCGCCCACCGGACGGGCTGCCCGCATCCTGGGCCGGAAGAGCAAAACCGTGAGCAATACCATTCACTCCATGATTTACACGGCTAAAACCAATAAGAAAACAGGGGTAGTCAATTGGGTATTGAAACAGAACCTGAGTTCAAAGGAAACGATATACATCATTGATGAGGCTTCGATGGTGCCAAGCATCGCGGATAACAATGAGTTATCGCTTTTTAGAAATGAAACATCATTGCTGGATGGCATAGTGGCTTTTGTAAAGAACGGACACAAAAACAATAAGGTGCTGTTCCTGGGCGACCGATACCAATTGCCGCCAGTTCATGAGGAAGAGTCAAGGGCGCTTTGTGGCGAGTACCTGAACGCTACTTATGGATGGAAGGGCAAAACCAACCTGTTGACAGAAGTAAAGCGTCAGGAAGATGGCAGCCAGATAATGACGAACGCTATCCGCACCCGTAAGGGAATAGATGAAGGAAAGGCAGCCGTAAAACTGGATGGGCATCGCTTCTCAAGCTTTGCGAATGTGGCGGACGATTATGTTCATGGGTTTCTGAACAAGGGAAGCGAACATGCCATTTCAATCGGCGCTACACATCGCATGAATGAAGTCTTTAACAAGGTGGTACGCGAAAAACTGTTTGGAAAAAGGGCGCTATTATTAGAGCCGGGCGATTTGATGATGGTCACCACCAATTGGTCACGCAACTCGCATCACCTTTTTAACGGCGACCATGTAACGGTTAAAGAATTCTTCCCGAAACTGATTGAAGAAGTGGTAGGCTTGCATTTTATGCCTGTCAAAATTCTATTCAAAAACTTGGAGGGAAATGAGGAGGAGATTGAAGACTATTTATTGGTGGAAAGCATCACCGCTAAAAACGGGCAATTGGATGAGGCCGTTGAGAACCGCCTCAGAAATGAGCGGTTCATCAAGAATCCCCAATTTTCCGAATGCGGATTTGCGTCGGACGACCGCTACGTGGGAGCACTGCGCCTTAATTACGGATACTCTATCACCTGCCACAAGGCGCAGGGTGGGGAGTGGGAGAAAGTTTATTTCAATACTTTTAGTATTCCCTCTCTACGGTTTCAATATACCGCTGTGACGAGGGCAAAAAGTGTTTTGCAGTTTTATTAAATCAAGCAAGCTATGGGACAATTGGAACTTTTTACATTAGAGGAACAAAAGCGTATGCCCAGAAACCAGTACGAAGCTGTCGTTTATTTTATGTCCCATCTTGACATTGAGATGGTCAGCTCATTTTTGGATGATGAGAAAACCTATCAGGACTTTCAAAAATATCTTTTCATCAGTAAGTTGATTAAGGCTTTTGAACAGTTTGAAAAGGCGGGGGACAAAGTGTTGTCGCTACACAAAGGCAGTTGTGGAGGATGCAGTAAGGGTTGCAGCGGTTTTACTTTTTTAGGAAAGGAGGGACACTATATGGATGTTCTCTTTTTGGTGGAGGGAGAAGAAATCAAAGACATTTATGAATGTGCGAAATTCATCAATGATGAGGAGGTGCCGAATAAACTCATCAGCGTAGATATAGACCCATTAATGTTCGGCGATGAGTATGCGCCGTTTTAGGTTCAAAACCTAATTCTTGCAAGAGTGACATTTGAATTCATCCGATTGGGCTTCGGGATGTAGATAAGCAGGAAGAGGTTAATTCGTGCCTCGCTTTTATTGTAGCACAAAACTAAATTATTTAAAAAGGACATTTTTGAACAGCTAAAGATCGTGCTTTTGGTTTCTCTCAAATACATGACATTAAAACACACTTTCATACCGATTTATTCCGTTTTTCTGTTAATTAGCAGGATTTCGATAAATATCCAGACTCATTCTGTCACAGAATGAGGCAAAACCGCGACAGAATGAGGCAAGTCCGTGACGGAATTAGGACAAGTCGCCACGAAATTAGGGAAGTCTGCGGCGGAAATACCTAAGTCCGTCGCAAAAACAGGGAAGTCCATCACGGAAATAGGGAAGTCTGCGACAGAAATAGCTATTTCTGTGATAGAAATAGGAAGTCCGCCACGGAAATAGGCAAGTCCACGACGAAAATAGGCAAGCCTGCCATGAAAATAGTACAGAATGATGTAGAAAAGTTCAGCCTCCTGAAGCTATCTACTAAACTTGGTATGAGTTTTTAAAGCATTTATAAAGAATTATCGGGGCTTGGACTTGGGAGGATACAGGAATTAAAGAGCAGACTCTAATGCTTCATCCGGTTGGGCTTGAATAAAAACAAAGATGCCATCGCTACTAACGATGGCATCTTTGTTTGTGAAAATGAAAAGAGCTTATTGCTCTTTATCCATCATATCGCGGAATTCGCTGAAGGTAATCTCCTTGGTAGTGAGCACGGATTTTCCCTTAATGAAATCAATCACCTTGGCTTCTATCAGTTCGTCGCGGGTTTGAGACACCACTTTCTTATCGCTCAATTGTTTTTGTACAAACTGCTCCACCCATTCGTCTCCCATGTTGGACATGCCGTAACCATATAGCCGATGGATGAGGTTAGTTCGTACGCGGTCGGCGACCTCTTCCGGAGTAATATTCAAGCCCTGTTCCTTTATAATTTTCCCCTGCATCAATTGCCAGCGCAGCGATTTGGCAAAATCTGGATATTCTTTTTCAATCTGTTCGCGGGTCACATTTTCCTGATCGTTGGTTACATCGAGCCAGCGCAAGAGATAATCATCGGGCAAGGGAAATTCCACATGCTCCATCATCCCTTTGTATAAATCGTTGACCAGAATTTTGTCGCTGCTGCCATCAAGGTAGGCTTCCAGGTCGCCCTTGATTTGTTCCCTCATCTCGGCTTCGGACTTGATGCCATCCTCCCCATACACTTTCAAATAAAATTCTTCATTCAGTTCTGCTGGTTTGGAACGGGAGATGTTGTTCAGCGTCAATTTGAAACTGTCACCCACTTCTGAAAGTTTGCTGAGGTCGTTGATGTTCAACACGTTCTTCGCCATGCTTTCGCGATCGCGATCCATCAATTCAAAAGCGTTATAGACAATGCTTTCCTGTTTTTTAAGCAGTATGATTTTGCTTTTTGCATCCTCCGTCAGCAAGTCAGTCATGACCGTGGTGGTGGTATTGATACCACCGGGTTTCAGGTTGCCCTGTTCGTCTAGTTCTTCAACTGTGAAGGTGAGGATGTCTGTTTCGCCTACCACTTCGGGATATTCATAAGTAGCAAAGCGAGTGCGGATGCGCATCACTTCGTCATCAATCATCTTTTCATCGGGAAGAATTTTGTACTTGGTGAATGAAGGCGAATTCTCGATGTAGGAAAGATCAATTTCCGGAGAAATAGAAACATCATATTCAAAGTCAATATCCTTCATTTCATTCACATCCAAGTGCAGGCTCTGATTAGGCGCTGGTATTGGAGACACCAGAGTATGGATTTGGTTGTCGCGAATATAGTTTTCGATTACTTCGCGAAGCTGCTTATCTATCTCTTCATAGAAAACAGAGTTGCCGTACTTTTTCTTAACGATTTCGATCGGCACCATTCCGGGGCGGAAGCCTTTGATGTCCACCTGTTTAGTAAGCGCTTTGATTTGCTTCTTTATCTGGGGCTCATAATCTTCTTTTTTGAGATTGACCTTGACCCGCGTGTGAAGTTTGTCAATTTTTTCTTCTGTAATAATCATAATTGCTGGTTTGATAGTTGGCAGATGGCGGTTCTCAGTAGGAGACTGGTCTTTGCTGTGAACCGCCAACGGCTAACCGTTATCTGTGTAGTGCGGGCGGAGGGACTTGAACCCCCATGCCTTGCGGCGCCAGATCCTAAGTCTGGTATGTCTGCCAATTTCACCACGCCCGCATATTTTAAAGAACAGCCTTTTGAAAAAGGAGCGCAAAATTAATAAAACAAGAGACAAATTAGAGTGCTAAAGCATAAAAGCGAATTAAACAGCCACTTCGGCGGCAATATGAGGGTGTGGGTTATAGTCCATCAGTTTAAAATCTTCGTACTTAAAGCTAAAGATGTCGGTTACCTCCGGATGAATAATCATCTTGGGCAGGGGTCGTAAATCGCGAGTCAATTGAAGTTTCGCCTGTTCTATATGGTTAGAATATAAATGTACATCACCGAAGGTATGCACGAAATCACCCAAACCAAGACCACATACCTGCGCGACCATCATGGTGAGGAGGGCATAGGAAGCGATATTGAAGGGCACACCGAGAAAAACATCGGCGCTGCGCTGATAAAGCTGACAACTGAGTTTTCCGTCCAGCACATAAAACTGAAACATGGTATGGCAGGGCGGCAGGGCCATCTCTTCTATATAAGGAACATTCCACGCGCTGACAATCAGCCTGCGAGAGTTGGGGTTCTTTTTTATTTGTTCTATTAGGGTGCTGATCTGATCTACCGATTTTCCGTCGGGTGCCGGCCAACTTCTCCATTGATAGCCATAGACTGGCCCCAAGTCGCCCCATTTTTTCGCAAAGTCATCTTCGGTGGCTACTCGCTGCGCAAATGTTTTGATGTCTTCTCCGCCAAATTCAGTACTCTTTTTATACTTCTCGTAAGGCCAATCGTTCCAAATACGCACACCGTTTTGACAGAGATATTGAATGTTCTTATCGCCTTTTAGGAACCAGAGCAATTCTTGTATGATGGCTTTGGTAAAGAGTTTCTTGGTGGTGAGCAGAGGGAATCCATCTTCGAGGTTGAACCGCATCTGATAACCAAAAACACTATGCGTCCCTACGCCCGTCCGGTCGTCTTTCCAAACTCCCGTATTTAGAATATGGCGGAGTAAATCGTGATACTGTTTCATCGCCGCAAAGGTAAAAAGTAACGGAATTATAAAGTGAATATCATGGGGGTTGTTTTGGGTTATCCTTTCAGAAACTAAAAGGATAGTTATAGAAACTCCAAGCGTGCTTTATCCATTTATGCGACAAAGAGTTTGTTCTTAGTGCCTAAGTGATAAATTGCACTTTAAACCGAAATATTGAAGCTCACCGATTCCATTTCATTCATTTCCAAGCTCAGTCCCGGCAAGGTTTTCAATGCCTCTTCCGTCATTAGCTCCTACTATTTAGCCAAATGGATGAAGCGACCTATACAATGGGGGATGCCATTCAATGTTTCCATAGAACCAACCACGAATTGCAATCTCGGCTGCCCCGAATGTCCCAGCGGACTGAAATCTTTTACCCGCCCCACAGGAAATCTCGATTACGATTTTTATAAAAGAACCTTAGATGAAATCGGCGATAAACTGATTTATCTCTATTTCTATTTTCAGGGAGAGCCGTATATGCACCCCCACTTTCTTGATCTGGTGAAGTCGGCATCAGAAAAGAACATTTATACTGTCACTTCTACCAACGCTCATTTTCTAACGGAACGAAAAGCAAAAGAAACGATTGAATCCGGCTTGGACCGCATACTGATTTCTATTGACGGCACCACACAGGAAACCTATGAACAATACCGAATTGGCGGTAGCCTTCAAAAAGTAATAGACGGAACCAAAGCGCTGGTGAAAGCCAAACGGGAAATGAAATCAAAAACACCTCATATTGTGTTTCAGTTTCTCGTAGTCAAGCCGAATGAACATCAGATTGAGGAGGTGAAGAAACTTGCCAAGGAGATAGGTGTAGATGACGTGAAACTCAAAACTGCTCAGGTGTATGATTATGAAAAGGGGAATGAACTCATCCCGACGATTGAAAAATATTCCCGTTATAAAAAAGCAGGGGACGGCTCCTATAAAATAAAGAATGAATTGCTGAATCACTGCTGGAAGCTATGGCATAGTTGCGTCATCACCTGGGATGGCCGCATCGTTCCTTGTTGCTTCGACAAAGATGCGCAGCATCAACTGGGAGATTTGAATACGAAAACCTTTTCCGAAATCTGGCGCAGCGATTTGTATCGCTCCTTCCGTTCCCGTATTCTTCAATCCAGAAAGGAAATAGATATCTGTACTAATTGCAGCGAAGGTACGCGGGTGTGGGCTTAAAGTTTATGGAAGTTAAGATATTGAATTCGACACCAAATGACTTCGATGAAAAAAGAGTGTTCGTCCAATTTTCTCAAGGCCGGTTGAGTATTTTATCTCAGAATGTTCTTTACCAAGCGGAGTAGCTCTAATATCGTAATGAAATCAACACGAAAGGTCAATCATATTATTCTATTTTTGCGCCGTTTTTGAATAATGATTTTTCGACGCACGCTATTTATTTTCTTTGGAATCTTTGTGCTCACTAAGGGCTTAACTGCTCAGGTACGTACCCGCACGCTGACTGAAGTTCGCGGAAACGTGATAGATAATGCTACTAAAGAGCCTCTGTCCTTTGTCAATATCAGGATAAAAGGTAGTGCAAAAAGTACTTTAACGGACGATAACGGAGAATTCTATATTAGTTCTAGTGAAACATTTGATTCCATCATATTTTCGTATCTAGGCTACCGGAGCATTACCTTACCTATAAAGCCAAAACTACAACAGCGACTTCACGTCAAAATGAGCAGTGAAGACCTGAAACTGGCAGAGATTACCGTAAAGGCGAGGAAAAGATATAAGCGTGTAATAGACACTGCAGCGATGTTCGTCTTTCACCGGGTGCTAGAAAATAAAGAACTCAACAATAGTAAAAACGTATCCAGCTATAGTTACGATTCCTATGATAAACTACAGTTGTCATTGCTCAATCCCAAACCCGGGCTGATTAATTTTTCTATTCTCAAGCCGTTCAGGTTTGTATTTGACAACAAAGACACGACCGAGGGAGGAAATGTTTTCGTCCCGATTATTCTGAATGAGAAATTAAGCAAGGTATATTATCAGAAGTCGCCACCCAAAACAAAACAATATGTCATTGCGCAGGAAACAGGAGGTATAGATAATTCCTCCTTGATGAAATTGGTGAGCTACTACTCCATGGGAATCAATGTCTATGATAATTTGTATGTCATTTCCACCGTGTCGTTTGTTTCTCCATTTTCTTCCGGAGCCAGTTTGATCTATCGTTATTATCTGACCGACACCGCAGAGATAGAAGGGCGGGTTTCATACAAACTTTATTTTACCGGGAAAGTTCGGGAAGACCAGGCTTTGAAAGGATATGCTTGGGTAGATTCTGCCACTTGGGCGATTCAGGCAATTGATTTTCGACCTAATGAAAAATCGAACATCAACTTCATCAATGACTATACCATCCGACAGGATTATAAATTAATTGATGATAAATATTGGATGCTGAAGAGAGAAGAAATGATTACGGCTCTCGCCTTGCTAAAGGGCAAGAATAGAACTTCCATGCTCGCCACCATAACTCAAAACAGGAAAAATATCGAGGTGAATGGATTATTTCCTGATTCTGTTTTTGCAGGACCAGAAACAGTCATCGTCGCATCAGATTCCTGGCGGAAGACTCGGGACTATTGGGATTCTCTTCGATTTGAGCCTTTA
The sequence above is a segment of the Bacteroidota bacterium genome. Coding sequences within it:
- a CDS encoding AAA family ATPase, with the translated sequence MQIVCIRCRVICIVNIESTLQNNENAITILDHLHFASPTTEQKNALQGMAEFSKMENTDDFMILCGAAGTGKTSIVSAFIGYLNQQDIAYQIAAPTGRAARILGRKSKTVSNTIHSMIYTAKTNKKTGVVNWVLKQNLSSKETIYIIDEASMVPSIADNNELSLFRNETSLLDGIVAFVKNGHKNNKVLFLGDRYQLPPVHEEESRALCGEYLNATYGWKGKTNLLTEVKRQEDGSQIMTNAIRTRKGIDEGKAAVKLDGHRFSSFANVADDYVHGFLNKGSEHAISIGATHRMNEVFNKVVREKLFGKRALLLEPGDLMMVTTNWSRNSHHLFNGDHVTVKEFFPKLIEEVVGLHFMPVKILFKNLEGNEEEIEDYLLVESITAKNGQLDEAVENRLRNERFIKNPQFSECGFASDDRYVGALRLNYGYSITCHKAQGGEWEKVYFNTFSIPSLRFQYTAVTRAKSVLQFY
- the thyA gene encoding thymidylate synthase; protein product: MKQYHDLLRHILNTGVWKDDRTGVGTHSVFGYQMRFNLEDGFPLLTTKKLFTKAIIQELLWFLKGDKNIQYLCQNGVRIWNDWPYEKYKKSTEFGGEDIKTFAQRVATEDDFAKKWGDLGPVYGYQWRSWPAPDGKSVDQISTLIEQIKKNPNSRRLIVSAWNVPYIEEMALPPCHTMFQFYVLDGKLSCQLYQRSADVFLGVPFNIASYALLTMMVAQVCGLGLGDFVHTFGDVHLYSNHIEQAKLQLTRDLRPLPKMIIHPEVTDIFSFKYEDFKLMDYNPHPHIAAEVAV
- a CDS encoding SPASM domain-containing protein; the encoded protein is MLKLTDSISFISKLSPGKVFNASSVISSYYLAKWMKRPIQWGMPFNVSIEPTTNCNLGCPECPSGLKSFTRPTGNLDYDFYKRTLDEIGDKLIYLYFYFQGEPYMHPHFLDLVKSASEKNIYTVTSTNAHFLTERKAKETIESGLDRILISIDGTTQETYEQYRIGGSLQKVIDGTKALVKAKREMKSKTPHIVFQFLVVKPNEHQIEEVKKLAKEIGVDDVKLKTAQVYDYEKGNELIPTIEKYSRYKKAGDGSYKIKNELLNHCWKLWHSCVITWDGRIVPCCFDKDAQHQLGDLNTKTFSEIWRSDLYRSFRSRILQSRKEIDICTNCSEGTRVWA
- a CDS encoding transcriptional regulator, which translates into the protein MPQTKKYTERRKILNQLFRSRYYTLDELIERVREHISDSVSKKTIQDMIKYMRAEGAPIKNVRGRGYIYEPKGYNIEDVKVTSSSVEKIKLAASILKQVPGLDIHEELNEVFKKLDMRDEMEHDETIIQFDTRPNYEGAKFMVDILEATKGRTVISFDYQPFKYDSPKNVVVHPYLLKEYNNRWFLLGLPEELRKKQRYEFQQFALERIKSKIKAEAKIEHYQHHDFDPVELYKNIYGMSTPQGAEVERVVLGFSPMRAKYVATNPLHHTQQMAKNAENTFEFHLIPNNELEGLILSYGKDVEVLEPKNLRTKIAALITAAGKHYL